Proteins encoded within one genomic window of Ranitomeya variabilis isolate aRanVar5 chromosome 4, aRanVar5.hap1, whole genome shotgun sequence:
- the LOC143768612 gene encoding protein kinase C theta type-like isoform X1 has translation MDKERRRAQRDRVLSERRGLNEEQVLFALGRKDILPNMDTDASQMASKRQNLEKMRKSKRHEILTERRIMENIMESHSAASAELQRAILTSLTKIGDLAPAIMMRNKEAILNKRRNISADIKLDRVLQETPRQVSSRSERKDILDLQRAAARKRIRNSRDLVIQCRRHLTYAAPIINGNGALWRSQSSAKTISDPDILFHLSVSSPEKAIDEDEPGKMEAAGANLMTPSDMADVPAQDLGDSRSPILPARELVNMENPIDINSLDLITDIGKGSNGKVLLASDLVSKELLALKIMEKSRCDENTFSTELKVLSMGAGCRFITSLRGSVETPQGYIIAMEYMAGGDLFSHMGESMQFDTVTTRRFAAEMVCGIQFLHEHGVIHGDLKPHNILIDGIGHIKICDFGLSAVNVGEDDVLEELVGTMGYIAPEVMDREGYNHLADSFSFGVILYMMIVGKHPFDNSGTMDDYHESLDNDPDFSPWISIDELDILEGLLCKTPSGRYAITSFIRERPFFHSINWSDVESGRAEAPFYFADE, from the exons ATGGATAAAGAGAGAAGACGAGCCCAACGAGATCGGGTtctgagtgagaggagaggattaaATGAAGAGCAGGTATTGTTCGCTTTAGGGCGAAAAGACATTCTACCGAACATGGACACTGACGCCTCACAAATGGCGTCCAAGCGACAAAATCTAGAGAAGATGAGAAAGTCCAAAAGACATGAGATCCTTACAGAGAGAAGGATCATGGAGAACATCATGGAGTCTCATTCTGCAGCCTCCGCTGAACTTCAGAGGGCCATACTTACCTCCTTGACAAAAATTGGAGATCTGGCTCCTGCAATAATGATGAGGAATAAAGAAGCCATCCTAAATAAGCGGAGAAACATCAGCGCAGATATAAAGCTGGACAGGGTTCTCCAAGAAACTCCAAGACAGGTCTCATCCAGATCTGAGAGAAAAGACATCCTGGACCTGCAAAGAGCCGCAGCCAGGAAAAGAATTCGGAACAGCAGAGACTTGGTTATCCAATGTAGGAGACATCTGACTTATGCTGCACCCATTATTAATGGGAATGGTGCACTATGGAGATCCCAGTCATCAGCCAAAACCATCTCCGATCCGGATATTCTATTCCATCTAAGTGTTTCTTCACCAGAAAAAGCAATAGATGAAGATGAACCAGGTAAAATGGAAGCAG CAGGTGCAAACCTTATGACACCCTCTGACATGGCAGACGTGCCAGCACAAGACCTTGGTGATTCCAGGTCCCCTATTTTACCTGCGAGAGAATTGGTCAACATGGAAAATCCAATTGACATTAACAGCCTTGATTTAATCACTGATATTGGAAAAGGAAGCAACGGAAAG GTCCTCTTGGCATCAGATCTGGTCAGCAAAGAACTGCTGGCCCTTAAGATCATGGAAAAGAGTCGTTGCGATGAGAACACATTCTCTACAGAGTTAAAGGTCCTAAGTATGGGCGCCGGCTGCCGCTTCATAACATCTCTGCGGGGCTCTGTTGAAACACCACAAGGATACATAATAGCCATGGAGTATATGGCCGGAGGAGATCTGTTTAGCCATATGGGAGAATCGATGCAGTTCGATACAGTGACAACAAG ACGCTTTGCAGCAGAAATGGTTTGCGGAATCCAATTTCTCCACGAACACGGCGTGATACACGG TGACCTGAAGCCTCATAACATCCTCATCGATGGCATCGGACACATAAAAATCTGTGACTTTGGTCTATCAGCCGTGAATGTGGGAGAGGATGACGTCTTGGAAGAACTTGTTGGCACGATGGGTTACATTGCACCTGAG GTAATGGATAGAGAAGGCTACAATCATCTGGCCGATTCCTTTTCATTTGGTGTCATCCTGTACATGATGATTGTGGGGAAACATCCGTTCGATAACAGTGGCACGATGGACGACTACCATGAGTCTTTGGACAACGACCCAGATTTTTCACCCTGGATCTCCATTGATGAGCTTGACATCCTAGAAGGG CTTCTCTGCAAAACTCCATCTGGTCGGTATGCCATAACATCGTTCATCCGAGAGCGCCCATTCTTCCACTCCATAAACTGGAGTGACGTGGAGTCCGGCAGAGCTGAAGCACCATTCTATTTCGCAGAT GAGTAA
- the LOC143768612 gene encoding protein kinase C theta type-like isoform X2: MDKERRRAQRDRVLSERRGLNEEQVLFALGRKDILPNMDTDASQMASKRQNLEKMRKSKRHEILTERRIMENIMESHSAASAELQRAILTSLTKIGDLAPAIMMRNKEAILNKRRNISADIKLDRVLQETPRQVSSRSERKDILDLQRAAARKRIRNSRDLVIQCRRHLTYAAPIINGNGALWRSQSSAKTISDPDILFHLSVSSPEKAIDEDEPGKMEAGANLMTPSDMADVPAQDLGDSRSPILPARELVNMENPIDINSLDLITDIGKGSNGKVLLASDLVSKELLALKIMEKSRCDENTFSTELKVLSMGAGCRFITSLRGSVETPQGYIIAMEYMAGGDLFSHMGESMQFDTVTTRRFAAEMVCGIQFLHEHGVIHGDLKPHNILIDGIGHIKICDFGLSAVNVGEDDVLEELVGTMGYIAPEVMDREGYNHLADSFSFGVILYMMIVGKHPFDNSGTMDDYHESLDNDPDFSPWISIDELDILEGLLCKTPSGRYAITSFIRERPFFHSINWSDVESGRAEAPFYFADE, encoded by the exons ATGGATAAAGAGAGAAGACGAGCCCAACGAGATCGGGTtctgagtgagaggagaggattaaATGAAGAGCAGGTATTGTTCGCTTTAGGGCGAAAAGACATTCTACCGAACATGGACACTGACGCCTCACAAATGGCGTCCAAGCGACAAAATCTAGAGAAGATGAGAAAGTCCAAAAGACATGAGATCCTTACAGAGAGAAGGATCATGGAGAACATCATGGAGTCTCATTCTGCAGCCTCCGCTGAACTTCAGAGGGCCATACTTACCTCCTTGACAAAAATTGGAGATCTGGCTCCTGCAATAATGATGAGGAATAAAGAAGCCATCCTAAATAAGCGGAGAAACATCAGCGCAGATATAAAGCTGGACAGGGTTCTCCAAGAAACTCCAAGACAGGTCTCATCCAGATCTGAGAGAAAAGACATCCTGGACCTGCAAAGAGCCGCAGCCAGGAAAAGAATTCGGAACAGCAGAGACTTGGTTATCCAATGTAGGAGACATCTGACTTATGCTGCACCCATTATTAATGGGAATGGTGCACTATGGAGATCCCAGTCATCAGCCAAAACCATCTCCGATCCGGATATTCTATTCCATCTAAGTGTTTCTTCACCAGAAAAAGCAATAGATGAAGATGAACCAGGTAAAATGGAAGCAG GTGCAAACCTTATGACACCCTCTGACATGGCAGACGTGCCAGCACAAGACCTTGGTGATTCCAGGTCCCCTATTTTACCTGCGAGAGAATTGGTCAACATGGAAAATCCAATTGACATTAACAGCCTTGATTTAATCACTGATATTGGAAAAGGAAGCAACGGAAAG GTCCTCTTGGCATCAGATCTGGTCAGCAAAGAACTGCTGGCCCTTAAGATCATGGAAAAGAGTCGTTGCGATGAGAACACATTCTCTACAGAGTTAAAGGTCCTAAGTATGGGCGCCGGCTGCCGCTTCATAACATCTCTGCGGGGCTCTGTTGAAACACCACAAGGATACATAATAGCCATGGAGTATATGGCCGGAGGAGATCTGTTTAGCCATATGGGAGAATCGATGCAGTTCGATACAGTGACAACAAG ACGCTTTGCAGCAGAAATGGTTTGCGGAATCCAATTTCTCCACGAACACGGCGTGATACACGG TGACCTGAAGCCTCATAACATCCTCATCGATGGCATCGGACACATAAAAATCTGTGACTTTGGTCTATCAGCCGTGAATGTGGGAGAGGATGACGTCTTGGAAGAACTTGTTGGCACGATGGGTTACATTGCACCTGAG GTAATGGATAGAGAAGGCTACAATCATCTGGCCGATTCCTTTTCATTTGGTGTCATCCTGTACATGATGATTGTGGGGAAACATCCGTTCGATAACAGTGGCACGATGGACGACTACCATGAGTCTTTGGACAACGACCCAGATTTTTCACCCTGGATCTCCATTGATGAGCTTGACATCCTAGAAGGG CTTCTCTGCAAAACTCCATCTGGTCGGTATGCCATAACATCGTTCATCCGAGAGCGCCCATTCTTCCACTCCATAAACTGGAGTGACGTGGAGTCCGGCAGAGCTGAAGCACCATTCTATTTCGCAGAT GAGTAA
- the LOC143768612 gene encoding protein kinase C theta type-like isoform X3, protein MDKERRRAQRDRVLSERRGLNEEQVLFALGRKDILPNMDTDASQMASKRQNLEKMRKSKRHEILTERRIMENIMESHSAASAELQRAILTSLTKIGDLAPAIMMRNKEAILNKRRNISADIKLDRVLQETPRQVSSRSERKDILDLQRAAARKRIRNSRDLVIQCRRHLTYAAPIINGNGALWRSQSSAKTISDPDILFHLSVSSPEKAIDEDEPAGANLMTPSDMADVPAQDLGDSRSPILPARELVNMENPIDINSLDLITDIGKGSNGKVLLASDLVSKELLALKIMEKSRCDENTFSTELKVLSMGAGCRFITSLRGSVETPQGYIIAMEYMAGGDLFSHMGESMQFDTVTTRRFAAEMVCGIQFLHEHGVIHGDLKPHNILIDGIGHIKICDFGLSAVNVGEDDVLEELVGTMGYIAPEVMDREGYNHLADSFSFGVILYMMIVGKHPFDNSGTMDDYHESLDNDPDFSPWISIDELDILEGLLCKTPSGRYAITSFIRERPFFHSINWSDVESGRAEAPFYFADE, encoded by the exons ATGGATAAAGAGAGAAGACGAGCCCAACGAGATCGGGTtctgagtgagaggagaggattaaATGAAGAGCAGGTATTGTTCGCTTTAGGGCGAAAAGACATTCTACCGAACATGGACACTGACGCCTCACAAATGGCGTCCAAGCGACAAAATCTAGAGAAGATGAGAAAGTCCAAAAGACATGAGATCCTTACAGAGAGAAGGATCATGGAGAACATCATGGAGTCTCATTCTGCAGCCTCCGCTGAACTTCAGAGGGCCATACTTACCTCCTTGACAAAAATTGGAGATCTGGCTCCTGCAATAATGATGAGGAATAAAGAAGCCATCCTAAATAAGCGGAGAAACATCAGCGCAGATATAAAGCTGGACAGGGTTCTCCAAGAAACTCCAAGACAGGTCTCATCCAGATCTGAGAGAAAAGACATCCTGGACCTGCAAAGAGCCGCAGCCAGGAAAAGAATTCGGAACAGCAGAGACTTGGTTATCCAATGTAGGAGACATCTGACTTATGCTGCACCCATTATTAATGGGAATGGTGCACTATGGAGATCCCAGTCATCAGCCAAAACCATCTCCGATCCGGATATTCTATTCCATCTAAGTGTTTCTTCACCAGAAAAAGCAATAGATGAAGATGAACCAG CAGGTGCAAACCTTATGACACCCTCTGACATGGCAGACGTGCCAGCACAAGACCTTGGTGATTCCAGGTCCCCTATTTTACCTGCGAGAGAATTGGTCAACATGGAAAATCCAATTGACATTAACAGCCTTGATTTAATCACTGATATTGGAAAAGGAAGCAACGGAAAG GTCCTCTTGGCATCAGATCTGGTCAGCAAAGAACTGCTGGCCCTTAAGATCATGGAAAAGAGTCGTTGCGATGAGAACACATTCTCTACAGAGTTAAAGGTCCTAAGTATGGGCGCCGGCTGCCGCTTCATAACATCTCTGCGGGGCTCTGTTGAAACACCACAAGGATACATAATAGCCATGGAGTATATGGCCGGAGGAGATCTGTTTAGCCATATGGGAGAATCGATGCAGTTCGATACAGTGACAACAAG ACGCTTTGCAGCAGAAATGGTTTGCGGAATCCAATTTCTCCACGAACACGGCGTGATACACGG TGACCTGAAGCCTCATAACATCCTCATCGATGGCATCGGACACATAAAAATCTGTGACTTTGGTCTATCAGCCGTGAATGTGGGAGAGGATGACGTCTTGGAAGAACTTGTTGGCACGATGGGTTACATTGCACCTGAG GTAATGGATAGAGAAGGCTACAATCATCTGGCCGATTCCTTTTCATTTGGTGTCATCCTGTACATGATGATTGTGGGGAAACATCCGTTCGATAACAGTGGCACGATGGACGACTACCATGAGTCTTTGGACAACGACCCAGATTTTTCACCCTGGATCTCCATTGATGAGCTTGACATCCTAGAAGGG CTTCTCTGCAAAACTCCATCTGGTCGGTATGCCATAACATCGTTCATCCGAGAGCGCCCATTCTTCCACTCCATAAACTGGAGTGACGTGGAGTCCGGCAGAGCTGAAGCACCATTCTATTTCGCAGAT GAGTAA